ATAGGTTCCTGTAGATTATAATAGATGGAATAATCTACCGCTAGAAATTCCATGACTAACTATAAAGGTAGAAGGTCAAAGGCCAGGAGCTTTGAGTTATGTAAGTTTTAATCTTATACTTCTAATGTTTGAGGGCAATAAAAAGTCTGCTGGACAGTCCAGTCTATTTTTATGAGAGCAAATTGTAATTCTACATGCACTCCCTTCTAGATAAGCAGCAATACCTTGGAGCAGGTTGAATTCATAGACTCACTCAGGGCTAATTCTGTACACTGTGCTGGCTTTTGCAGTGTTAGCCAGTTTAATAATTGGAAATCGCagtgactaatcgccctgtgtgtcttcgccctaataaatgctattttttaaaacatatgcATGATTTTTTGCATATCTTACATGAAAGAAAGCACTAGCGcctatttaaaaattagattccTTTAACTCACTAGGGCTCATTAACTAATGGCAGCTCCATGTTTTTAACACTTTGTATTGTGCCCTGAGGGTTAGCGGTATGGACAGTGCGCTCCAGTATGGAGATCAGAGACACAGAAACACAGTGCTGTATTTGTGAGGGGAATTCTAGAGGTGGCATGTAGGGGCGCACTCTAGCTTGTGCATTATTGGGACCTGTACCATTGGGCACAATGCCACAACAAATGCCATGGGTGCAAATGCTCAGCTTATTGGTCCTAATGGGCACAATTTTAGTACTTGTacaattagtaaatgagcccatagGTGGCCAAACACGGCATATTTAAGCTGcggattcaggtccttcagaccaattcaacagcttatctgcctgtgtatggggccctacGACAGGCCTCCCGACTTAAATCTGGCCAAAATTTGggcagatgttggttgggtaggtttgatttttttgtcgGATTGAGAACTGTattggctcattaatgcagtcTTCACTCCAACTTTCTGCATCCTCTTCATtgtaatgcgatcgtttggcAATCGCACGATTATTATGATATTGGCCACCCCAAGTAGGCATATGAAGGGAAATAttcgctcgtttggtgaccttgacaaacaagcaaatctttccgtGTATAGCCACCGTAACTCTGTGTGCAATGTGTTATGCAGGAAGCCCTGAGGAAATGACAAGGAACACTGTGATTGGATACATGATACCAATTGAccttatttgcctttctttctctaGAATTTTGTTACCAGGATTCTTACAGCGGTTTTTACCCAGAGATATTCCAGAAGATCTGCTTTCCCAGCTTAGAATCATTGGACAGAGAAGTAAGTAACATTCAAATTCTCATTTATGGCAAATTGCAAATCATTTTTCAGGGATATCTGTTCTGCCTTGTAATAGCCTGGAAAGACTTTTGTCTCAGCTAAATCCCCATTATAACCAATAGGAAGTGTAAAGGGATTCAGTCTGCAGTCCCATTAATGTGCCAGCAACATAAACAGTAGCAGCAATGAAACAGTCCATGCATGGCTCCTGTCTGTACAGTACACTGTTCTTATCTAAACTGATTAGCTTATCAAACCCATGGTAATACAGctagggggttatataataatagTCATAAAGTGTGCACCAAGTCTACTGAACCATAGCAAGTATTCAGCTGGTAGCATTAACCATTCATCTTTTTGAAAGCATTCAAGTGCTTTGGTTTCCTTTCCATGGCTCACTAGACACAGGGGACATCATAAAGGCCAACATTGCATCAATTGCTAGCAGTTGATATTCTGTAATAATAGGACAGAGGAGTTTTGTGGCTTgttctatgtataaatatataggtgaACCATATAACACACcctctaatgcagggatccccaaccttttataactgtgagctacattcaaatgcacaaggttttggagagcaacacacgcataaaaaatgttcctgggggtgtcaaTGAGAGCTATCATTTTTGGcaattacattacaaaaataagcacctgctttgaggccactgggagcaacatccaaggggttggggagcaacatgttgctcatgagccattggttggggatcactgctctcaagctgcccatacacgggcagatctgctcgcttggcgatgtccccTACAGATGTCCCCgaaatccccacctatgggtgggcgatatcggggaatccgtgctaaggcgttttctagtgtatttccgcattgtgtggtttgcttcgagtcttttcaagttatttctatggatgatgatatcaggcgttattcagccgctgagagaattagaaaatacgcagcgtaaaaacgccacgtgtagcatcagccttagctgtatgtttcagttcccccaagagacctgtttattagttacaattgtatctaagtgcacgtgtagcttgttaagttttctgggctcccTGCCAAAAGCTGCTCATtttagtttgagaaactttgtatctttttagctttcagtgcaggaaatcaaagAGGAAATTTTTagaaagaatccaggactgtcccgagaaaatcgggacagttgggaggtatgcagcaCTCTATCCAGGAAAGGTGGGTAGAAGAAGGCACATAGACGTCCCACCTCCCGTCCCCTATACATCCCCTAACTTGCGCATCATTCAAATTATACAAATTGAAGAGCGTCAGGAGGCGCAGGCCAcaacagggccctgtccttactgcttgcCCTATGGCAGGGCTTGCCTGTACCTCCTGAGTGCAGCATTGCCAGTGCGCGAGTGTTTGATAGATGAGCAGTAAGGGGCATGCTATTACTGCGCCCCTCAGTGCTCTAGCACTTTTGCATTAAGGTACAGTAAATAACCCCTTACAACTCCCAGTGTGGTTTGTAAATACTAAAGGGGATGGACAATTTTAAgattatctattatttatatttttgtaagtatgtcattatataatattttatttctcaGCTGTAATAAGCAATATTATAGGTAGCCACATACATGATGCCATGGAAATTCACACAAAGCAAATCAAatcacagtcattatttatttatacatttacagtAAGTTGAAAGATACAATGATGTCATGATAAACACAAAATTCATTGTGGTGCAGGCAGGGCTGTATAGGGGGCTGATGCTGTCTGGGCATCACCCCCGTGCCACCCTCCCTCCCATCTCCCTGCTGCATCTTTAGTGCCAAGAAAGCAGTTGCACTCTGGGTTTTAAAAGAGCTGAATTAACGGTAAACAACCCAGAAttaatctttttcttttcttacaaAGGGTGACTTTTGGACACCCCTATTTAACTGCCTTATGGCCAAAATGGCACTGGATGTTGTGCTAGTGCCCTTGTTCTTCTTATTCTCTTCATGCCACCATTCGTAGAATTCATCTCAGCGCTCTGGTCCTGTACCCGGACTCAGTAATGTACAATCCCATTACAGTTTTCAAGGCTTTTCTTCCGCTCTGCTTCTGAAAAGAATGATATATTTTTAGATTGTGGAAGGTAAACAATGTGCTGTTTTAGCTCTTAGTAATATTCTTGCCTTAATTCTAAATGTGTCAGGTCAAGGGTTACATGATAAAAGAATGATACCTTTTTAATAAGATAGAATGCAAATAAGCAAAGTAAATACCTACCTTCTACTGAACTGGAGCGCGTAGCTTGGTGCCGGGTAAGCACAATAACCATTTGTGTGCAACGCGTTATTCCCGCTCAGACTTTACTGCTTCTCTGCAGCTAGAGGGGAATTCTAAGGATTGGGTGGGATTCACTGCCACTCCTGGCACACAAATGATAACCCTGTCAATGACCTTTCCTGGCCTGGTGTAACAGAGGATTTAGCGGGAAATTCCTCTTCACAATGTTTCAGTTGTTCCTCCATTGGTGGCTAAAAAGAGAGAGAGGTATAAGTTTGTGCCGCTCAGCAATCCATCAATTGCACCCATGcccatagtaaatgagccctaatatttacactttatttatatcattatattcaatatatagtATGTAAAACCTAAACACACTTGAATCAAAGGAGACTCGATTACTTACTGGTATGAAAGGGGGCTCAATTTCCCCAGCTTCCAGGGCCACCCAGTCGATTGATGTAAAGAACGGATGGTCCTTGATACACCGAACAAATTCTTGCCTAGTGTCAGGATCCCTACACAGGAGCTGTAAGAAGAGAAACCATCATTAGATGTCATACAATGTATTTTATAGTGCTACCATTACTCTTTTCCATACTCACCTTCTCCATAAAGTCCTTTGTCTCAGGGCTGAAGCTCTCTGGACATTTAAATTTTTCTGCCCACCAGGAAAATTTGGGTTTTTCCTCAGTAAGCATCTCATGAATTATCACTCCTAACGACCAATAGTCCACGGAGGTTTCATATTCCTTGTAAGACTTTACCTGCAAAAGCATCAATAGCAGAGAAACAGTTAGCAAGCCATTAAGTGCAGTAACCAAGGCAGATATAATAAGGGCGACAATACACTGTGACAATGAAGAGGGGCAATTGGGCTCTGTGCGCTGGCTGCACACTGCTTATTAGGGTGCTAACATATTAGATAAACTGTATTGTCCTTACCTCAGGGGCCATGTAATCGCGGGTTCCAGCACAGGATTTGATTCTCTGGCCCTCAAACATTCCCTCTACAGCTAAGCCAAAATCGGCAATCCTCATGTGACCAGCACTGTCTCTCATAATGTTTTCAGGCTTTAAGTCCCTGTAATGATGAGAGTGTGAGATGAATCCATATGCCAAAAATCATACATCAACAACAGCTTTTCTGCTAACAGCGCCATCTAAACCTTCTAAATCATTGAGATTCTTACCTATGAACAATGCCACGAGAATGGAGGAATTTCAGTCCGCACACTATCTCAGCAGCTAAGATCCTAAAGAATAAGAAAATAAAGATTAGTAGTCTGATCCCTTACTAtgtcatacatttatatattaaataactgAACTGTCCAGGCCTGTCCCAGCAGCCTCACTGGGTTGGTCTTATACACAGATTACTTGTCAAGCAGCCAATGATAGGCACATTAAATTCATTATAACTGGGGCTTACCGTGTGCTGTTAATATCAAGGGGACCTTTTTCAATCAGGAGATCTTCTAAGGTCCCTCCAGACACATACTCCATCACAAAATATATAGCATCCTATAAAGGAAACAGACACAATGGGTAGAAGTTCAGTACTGTAATGGATACTCATAAGGTCAGGGCTAATAGAACATATTACAAATAATGTGCATCCATGCATTGCTGGGCTGCACGGCATATTCGTACCTCTGTCTGAAAGGCAGCATATGCATGTGTGAGAAAGGCGCAGTCCTGTGCTAATTCTAATATCCGCCTCTCACTCATCACATTTTCTTCATCTGCATATTCCTTCTTTATCATCTTCACAGCCACCCATTTTCCTGTGATTTTGTCCTTAGCCAGATAAACCTGAGGAGGACATTGTGTAGAGACAGTAACGTTAAATAAGCAGCCATGTACAGAATTCAGTAGGTGCTAATGGGAGAAGAGTAGAGTAGTATCCTATTGTCTGATTGGATATAGTAAGTGCTCAGTGGGAAATATGTGTCAGTTATATCAATGGAACCAATGTAAAgttgtaattatataaataataaatgaaggaGTGTGCGTAACTTACCTTTCCAAAGCTGCCGGCTCCAAGAAACTTATAGAAATCAAATCTGTTGAGCGACACTGTAGCACTTTCACCTGGTTGGGACAAAAAGAATATGACTTTAGTATGGAtacttattactacaggtattgggCCCATTAtgaggaaacccattatccaggaaattCCAAAtgatagaaaggccatctcccatagactccattataagcaaattctaatttttaaaagtgatttcatttttctctgtaataataaaacagaatcttctACTTGACtctaactgagatataattaatcctcaattgggtttaatgaatttttaaatgatttattggtAGACTTaagaaatggagatccaaattatggaagggtcccttatccagaaaatcccaggccctgagcattctggataacaggtccctgtatTATAATAGGACACtagcatatatgtgtatatttctaAAACCCATTTACTTACTTGGGCCTGACTCATTTGGGGATTCTTCACCCTTGAGCCTCTTCCCGTATTTCACTAGCGAATCCTCATCAGCGGATCTTTTGCGCTTCTTTGCCCGTTTGGTCAAGGGCCAGCTTGCTTGATGCCGGTCTTCCTGCAGATTATTCTCTGCCTGTAGGTGCAACTCTGCACTTGTAGCTCCCTTTTCTGATGGGGTGACAGCATCAGATTGGGTTCTTCTTCTCTTTATATACCGCTCTTCACTGGAGCTCTCCTCTAATTTCCTCTTCCTGGGATATCCAGTTCTCTGATGTTCTATACTCGCCCTCACATTGGGTTCTTCACTCTCTTCCTGGGCAGGTAAAGCAAAAACAGACACAATCTTCCTTTTAATATTTCTAAAGACAGCAAATACTCTTGCTCTGAAGCCATTTTCCATTCTTTTGCTGCTTCCTAAATCCATATTTATCTTGCTGTTGTTTCTATTGATTTTTCTTGAACACATTGATCAATAACCAATAGTTGCTGATAACGCTAACTACACTCCTTCCACTTCCAACGCTAAACAGCAACTGAACTTCTGAGAGGCTGGAGAATGTTAAAGCCTCTGcaaatgatgatgtcataatgaAGTCTCTGTGGCACTGTGacatgatgatgtcacaatggtagGGTTAAGGATAGTCATGTGATGCTGTGCATCAGCTGAAGTTCTACACATTTGATCTTTATTGTTACAATTATTGCTGTACTTGACATATCttcccacaaaaaaaaaccatcaggaacagcagttttcagagtTAGACTAGCAGCTCAGACTTTACTAGATATGTAGTAGATCTGAATGCTCAGGCTCAGTTTTTTACAATTAACTGTATAATTGCTTGTGTGCACAGTGGcgtttctggggctgctgcagCCCCAATGATCGCAGGAAGGATTGTTATTggtacttgtatggccaccttaagggccaaAGGAAGGGGGGGCACTTAGTTTGTGCAGAGagaatatttgattaaaaaatggaaatttgaatTTGGTTCTTAAAGTTACATGCCTTTTTGTAGCCACGGGTAACTGGCGGCTCACTGCCATTATGCACTTCACCACTGACAAAGGGGGTGTGAGGCCCTTGAGGCGTTTGGTTATTTTGTGTGCAGTAAAAATGCACTGAAGGTCTTTATGACACCAATCAAGTTGTTCCTGTGCATTCTTCCATTTTCTTTGTGGGGCTCATTACTATTATGGCAGAAATGGCCCTGTATGTGCTTCACTAAAGCCATTCCCTTTTCTGCATCATGTACAGAttgatttgtaataaaaggcactatgtttgctcaggagcagtaacccatagcaaccaataagatgtttgctttcaaacaggtgaccagtaaatgctacctgctgattggttactatgggttactgctcctgggcaaacctagcgccttttattacataaccccagaaGTCTGTACCAGGTTTTTACAAGCTGGTCCTTATTATTTATTGATGTGTTTACAGCACGGCCATTCAGAACATAGGTCCAGAAGAAGGGCGCTTTCTTCCAATGACTGGGGGAACCAGCAGCGTAAAGGAAATATACAAACTTTATTTAACGGCTATTAAAAATGGACTTACCATATTTCATGATAAACACTTAAGGGCAAATTTATAAGTATTTgagaatgcgttttttttgctgtaattcaTGAAAATGGAGCCggattaaatgaaaatgatgtcatacaatgaagtGTACAGGCCTGTGAGTAGCCTGGGAGCCGTAGGAGGCGTTTGGAGGGCCACGCGCAAGGTGGTGCAGTTGGTATAACCTACATATTGCAGCCGGCAAGGTTTGCAGATAAACAAACAAACGGTGTATTTAAGGGCAGACTTATTGTGTTGGGCTGAACCCCCAATACACTGTTCTTCCCCttcagcttcttcttcttattcttagcgccccccattttctaaacgctactcctcctacagttttaggggtacaacacccaaactccccacacttcttcgccctatagcggagcaggttgcttgtgcttttctaagtgatcccgcccccccatctttttgtggcgccgctccgaaccccctaattttcccattgactttgacagggaagatttccaaactgctgccacacttacagctttgaagctacagcccccaaacttgaataacaaaataatggggtcaccccgaatgaaacagccaCATTTTTGGATGGCCCtctaagtgggaggggccagcaacagtcaatcaaattttacccattgacttttatggggaaattgaaactgctgccaatcttacagctttgaggctacactccccaaacttgaatcacacagtcatgggctcagcctgaatgaaaatatgatgattgctggatgctcaaaagtgggtggagctgtgaacagccaatcaggttttacctatggacttggcagaaatccaacctgctgccattctcacagtaataacaccggggtccccaaactttgcagagtaaggaaccaggtaactgtggttcaaggttagaaaaagtgggtggagccaccaatagccaatcagattttacctattgactttcaatagggaaatccaacctgctgccattctcacagtattaacaccagggtccccaaactttttacacttggtcactaggggactgcagtttaagttttaaaaagtggtcggagcaacaaacagccaatcagatttcacctattgatttttattggtttgatgccagggttcccaaactttgcacagccagtcactgggtgattatgtattcaaagttttttttaagtgggtggagccaccaacagccaatcagattttacctattgactttcaatggggaatttaacctgctgccattcttacagtaataacaccagagtccccaaacttttcacagttggtcactaggggactgcagttttacttttgaaaaacagccaacagccaatcagatttcacttattgaatttttttttggtttgatggcagggtcactgggtgacttcatactcaaggttagaaaaagtgggcaggccgccaaaagccaatcacatttctttcattgttttcagtgggaaaattttaactgctgccattctcacatgtttaatgtcagggtccccaaacgttgcacagtttgtcacttggTGACTAGGTTCCAAGTTTAGAATAGTGGGcggggccaaaaacagccaatcagatttcacctatagactttatatgtttacatttaaactgctgccatttttaaatattaatactaaggtccccaaactttccagaGCTAGTCACCAtgtaaaaagtgggtggggccaccagcagccaatcagattttacctattgaccttcaatggggaaatccaacctgctgccattctcacagtattaacaccagggtccgcAAAGTTTTCACAGTTGGTCCCTAGGGGACTGCatgtttaggttttaaaaagtgggtggggccaccaacagccaatcagacttcacctattgaatatttttggcttaaatttaaaatgctgtcagtcactggatgactacatattcagggttagaacaagtgggtggagccaccaagagccaattCATATcaacccattaaatttcattggtttatatttaaactgattccattatttaaataCTAATTCCATTGTTGTTAAACTCCCTGATTTAGTCACTAGGTGTTTGCccttcaaagttagaaaaagtggatggagccatcaacaaccaatcacatttcacctatttactttcaatggtaaagtgtaaattgtcagtctcacaatttttattcctgagtccccaaactttgcaaagttggtcactgggggactgcagttcaaaaataggaaaagtgggttgggccactaacagccaatcagatttcatcctttgaattttattggtttaaatttaaaatgctgccatcctcacactatttatgccagagtgcccactgtttgtcactgggtgactgggggcacacccaccaaccaccaatcacaatttacctattgacttttattggtttaaatttaatgctgtcattctcacactatttatgctagGGTGCCCAATGTGACTTTGACTcacagttagaaaaagtgggcggggccaccaaccaccaatcacaatttacctattgacttatttaaatttaaactgctgccgttctttaactattaatcctagggtccctaaactttgcagttagtcactgggaaactgcagtttcaggttagaaaaagtgggcggagccaccaactgccaatcagatgtcactcattgactttcagtggggaaatttaaatcgctgccattcagacattattaaaaccagggtccccaaactttgcacagtggtttttactatataactgtgggtccacggttagaaaaagtgggtggagccaacaacagatcagatttcattcagtgacttcacgtttttcaacccaaaatgaagtttgttcttaaacttccctttctaattagcaattaatcttttcatttttataaatacatgcacagatttggGGAAAATTACAATCACCTCTGTTCGATGTTGTGAGCAACTTATTTTTCTGAATCGTGATTCCCACAGTCAcatgaaaattaataaatcttcccccaAGGTGCTGCAATTTATAAAATGCTGGATGTTCCCTGTAGCTGCACAGCCCCAGGTCTAGTCTAGTTTCTTATATCAgctcagtagggttgccaccttttccccACCATAATACCGGCCTTTGAGTCAGGGGCTGACCATGGCATCATTCGGGGGAGGGGCTATAATATCAAGGGTGGGAAAATGAGCAGACTGGGGCAGGGAAAGGGTAAATGACTGGTAAATGGATGGAGAAGGGGGCAGGGCAGAGTGGTTATAAAGGTTGATCAGCAGAGGAGAAGGTTAGGAAAGTGGggaatttatagggtattacaagtatattgccagtaaatttgtcaAACCGGTGCCAGCCTTAGCTAGGGATTTACTGGGTAGGCTGGTTAAATACTGGCCAGTTTATCAATATTTGAATATGTGAAtattagagggttttttttccatttgaataaactacaaattttaccaaactcaaatgtttgtttatttattaaaaaaacttgattaaacaaaactgtaaaaaaaaataatgaagtgaatcaaatttgtattctaatcttctaaaacataaaaaattgaaACATTGCCTAGGGCAGCTTCCATTGATCTGTAAGTGAACTCTGAAGCTTTGagatgttaaataaataaataaaaaataaattaaacatttgaaTTCTGGAAGCTCTAATTGAAATATATGAGTTTAGCACAATATAATTTGAATCACAGCAACAATCCAGggctttaggggctgatttatgatcTTGAGCGATAGGTTACAGGAACCGCGCGGGAGTTTCTGCAGGTTTTAGTAGTTGAGCTTTT
The sequence above is a segment of the Xenopus tropicalis strain Nigerian chromosome 7, UCB_Xtro_10.0, whole genome shotgun sequence genome. Coding sequences within it:
- the LOC105947923 gene encoding protein kinase C delta type; this translates as MCSRKINRNNSKINMDLGSSKRMENGFRARVFAVFRNIKRKIVSVFALPAQEESEEPNVRASIEHQRTGYPRKRKLEESSSEERYIKRRRTQSDAVTPSEKGATSAELHLQAENNLQEDRHQASWPLTKRAKKRKRSADEDSLVKYGKRLKGEESPNESGPSESATVSLNRFDFYKFLGAGSFGKVYLAKDKITGKWVAVKMIKKEYADEENVMSERRILELAQDCAFLTHAYAAFQTEDAIYFVMEYVSGGTLEDLLIEKGPLDINSTRILAAEIVCGLKFLHSRGIVHRDLKPENIMRDSAGHMRIADFGLAVEGMFEGQRIKSCAGTRDYMAPEVKSYKEYETSVDYWSLGVIIHEMLTEEKPKFSWWAEKFKCPESFSPETKDFMEKLLCRDPDTRQEFVRCIKDHPFFTSIDWVALEAGEIEPPFIPPPMEEQLKHCEEEFPAKSSVTPGQERSLTGLSFVCQEWQ